A portion of the Hoplias malabaricus isolate fHopMal1 chromosome 1, fHopMal1.hap1, whole genome shotgun sequence genome contains these proteins:
- the timm21 gene encoding mitochondrial import inner membrane translocase subunit Tim21-like: MVYSLMLRSGRALHSVENILKRVNVTSHLQMSPLQVNNPDSVQIKFNYSPFARWTCLQGGLSFQSREFHVGVQCKNIKDQHRKERTQVSVHKPSSGLSAGQKVKRAGKDFTYLIVVLIGLGVTGGLLYVIFQELFSSSSPSKLYGKALEKCRSHPEVIGAFGEPIKGYGETTRRGRRQQVSHIEYMREGQKFMRLKFYIEGSEPGLRGTVHLESRENPETGKYEFRYIFVDVDTYPRRTIVIEDNR, from the exons ATGGTTTATTCTCTAATGCTGAGAAGTGGGAGAGCTTTGCACTCTGTAGAGAACATCTTAAAACGTGTAAATGTCACTTCTCATCTACAAATGTCACCTTTGCAGGTGAATAATCCTGATTCGGTCCAGATAAAGTTTAATTATTCGCCCTTTGCTCGGTGGACGTGTTTGCAAGGAGGTCTTTCCTTTCAAAGTCGAGAATTTCATGTTGGAGTTCAGTGTAAAAACATTAAAGATCAACACAGAAAGGAAAGAACTCAAGTGTCGGTGCATAAACCGTCTTCTGGTCTCTCTGCGGGACAGAAAG TAAAGCGGGCTGGTAAGGACTTCACTTATCTGATTGTGGTGCTCATTGGACTTGGAGTCACAG GAGGACTTCTCTATGTCATCTTCCAAGAGTTATTTTCATCATCAAGTCCAAGCAAACTCTACGGGAAGGCATTAGAAAAATGCAGATCACATCCAGAG gTAATTGGAGCTTTTGGAGAACCCATTAAGGGCTATGGAGAGACCACTCGCAGAGGCAGAAGACAACAAGTTag TCATATTGAATACATGAGAGAAGGACAGAAGTTCATGAGGCTGAAGTTCTACATCGAGGGCTCAGAGCCGGGACTGCGCGGAACCGTCCATTTAGAGTCAAGAGAG AATCCGGAGACGGGAAAATATGAATTCCGCTACATATTCGTGGACGTAGACACATATCCCAGGAGAACGATTGTCATTGAGGACAACCGATGA
- the si:dkey-118j18.2 gene encoding uncharacterized protein si:dkey-118j18.2 gives MELYWYIVVIIFIMIKIFFYICWYRSRQRQLAAYLSNPRNAQIVIVGGRAYLHQMCERQNTSIWPSWYGVQDDGSVGEPSASLPPASSLSHLDMPPPYEAVSGANDLKPPPYSEYAQNDDTDASLSITIPEGNDSSSVTITDDPPPYTPSIMSPANQHTHTSVQSRMESDHTSS, from the exons ATGGAGCTGTACTGGTACAT AGTTGTCATAATATTTATTATGATAAAGATCTTCTTCTACATATGCTGGTACCGCTCAAGACAAAGACAGCTAGCAGCGTATCTCAGTAATCCCCGAAATGCACAGATCGTTATTGTGGGAGGAAGAGCCTACCTGCACCAGATGTGCGAGAGACAGAAT ACATCAATCTGGCCAAGTTGGTACGGAGTTCAGGATGACGGATCTGTGGGTGAACCCTCCGCCTCTCTTCCTCCGGCTTCATCTCTCTCCCATCTAGACATGCCTCCTCCATACGAGGCTGTGTCTGGAG CAAATGACCTGAAGCCCCCACCGTACAGTGAATATGCTCAGAACGACGACACAGACGCCTCTCTGAGCATCACCATCCCCGAGGGAAACGACTCCAGCTCAGTCACCATCACCGATGATCCACCTCCTTATACACCCAGCATCATGTCTCCAGCcaatcagcacacacacaccagcgtcCAGAGCCGAATGGAGTCTGATCACACGTCCAGCTAG